The Chlamydiota bacterium genome includes a window with the following:
- the rsmH gene encoding Ribosomal RNA small subunit methyltransferase H, whose product MVDEVLALFGDKMSTFLDCNLGVGGHAKAILQNHPELALLIGIDKDQSALKLAKQNLGAFEAKVKYVHGDFNALDQHLKIVGIKEVDGVLFDLGVSSMQLDEEKRGFSFRFNSPLDMRMDQTDPVCAKDIINTWTEKELGELFKNGDVRNFQAIAKRIVQSRKKQPILTTFDLIHCLEGLLIKTRKHNSATLVFQALRLAVNKEVKHLQEALPKALSMLKKGGICVVISFHSIEDRIVKNFIRENSAKQIEGEKLIPKVCNLTKKPLTPKEETKINKRARSAKLRAFRKV is encoded by the coding sequence ATGGTTGACGAGGTGCTTGCGTTATTTGGGGATAAGATGAGCACTTTTTTAGATTGCAATTTGGGTGTTGGAGGACACGCAAAGGCGATTTTACAAAACCATCCAGAATTAGCATTACTTATTGGCATTGACAAAGATCAAAGTGCTCTAAAACTAGCAAAACAAAATTTAGGGGCTTTTGAAGCGAAAGTTAAGTACGTGCATGGGGATTTTAATGCACTTGATCAACATCTAAAAATTGTGGGGATTAAGGAAGTTGACGGTGTGTTATTTGATCTTGGGGTATCTTCCATGCAGCTTGACGAAGAAAAGCGAGGATTTAGCTTTCGGTTCAACAGCCCTCTAGATATGCGCATGGATCAGACAGATCCTGTATGTGCAAAAGACATTATCAACACGTGGACAGAAAAGGAGCTTGGTGAACTTTTTAAAAATGGGGATGTGAGAAACTTTCAGGCCATTGCAAAACGCATTGTGCAATCTCGAAAAAAACAGCCCATTTTAACAACATTTGACCTGATCCATTGCTTGGAGGGGTTATTGATAAAAACACGCAAGCACAATAGTGCAACGCTTGTTTTTCAAGCACTTAGGCTTGCTGTCAACAAAGAAGTGAAGCATTTGCAAGAAGCGCTGCCAAAAGCGCTCTCAATGCTAAAGAAGGGGGGCATTTGCGTTGTGATCAGTTTCCATTCGATTGAAGATAGAATTGTAAAAAATTTCATTAGGGAAAACAGCGCGAAACAGATCGAAGGGGAAAAATTGATACCAAAAGTTTGCAATTTAACTAAAAAACCCCTAACACCCAAAGAAGAGACTAAAATAAACAAACGAGCAAGAAGTGCCAAATTAAGGGCATTTAGAAAGGTGTAG
- the pseC gene encoding UDP-4-amino-4,6-dideoxy-N-acetyl-beta-L-altrosamine transaminase: protein MKKMPYAKPCIFDEDIQQVTHVLKSEQITRGEVVKEFEDTLAKTLGAKYCVVFNSGSSALMAAYFALDVDRFCTLLTTPITYVATCSFALIRGAKLCLIDVLSNGCMDIKHARQLCQKQSGRVIFVPMHYGGEVVSLTAFLDGLQYPNVSILEDAAHALYAKDSDQNYIGSCMYSDLCVFSFHPAKVMTTGEGGCVTTNNPDILEKLRLFRNNGIQKKGFEYDCLCLSGNFHMTELQAALGLAQIKRLPIFLEKRKKIYALYKELLADIPHLKFCEINTQETSGFHLCVVLIDFLELGISRMDFQQMLLEKGIQTDVHYKPLHHLSAIQPHLFKSELEVENAEHFYAQALTLPLHPDVQKKDVEWICTTVRDLILKPQVRTQM from the coding sequence ATGAAAAAAATGCCTTATGCAAAACCCTGTATTTTCGATGAAGACATTCAACAAGTAACACATGTGTTAAAGTCCGAGCAAATTACAAGAGGGGAGGTGGTAAAAGAGTTTGAGGATACACTTGCTAAAACTTTAGGTGCAAAATATTGCGTGGTATTTAATTCAGGAAGCTCAGCTTTAATGGCAGCCTATTTTGCGCTAGATGTCGATCGTTTTTGTACTCTTTTGACAACACCCATCACTTATGTTGCGACCTGTAGTTTTGCGCTCATAAGAGGTGCAAAATTATGCTTAATTGATGTGCTTTCAAATGGATGTATGGATATAAAACACGCTCGGCAATTATGTCAAAAACAGAGTGGAAGAGTGATTTTTGTTCCTATGCATTATGGTGGCGAGGTTGTCTCTTTGACAGCATTTTTAGATGGATTGCAATATCCCAACGTATCGATTCTTGAAGATGCAGCGCATGCTTTATATGCAAAAGATAGCGATCAAAACTACATCGGTTCTTGCATGTATTCAGATCTATGTGTGTTTTCATTTCATCCTGCCAAAGTGATGACAACAGGGGAGGGTGGATGCGTGACGACAAACAATCCAGACATTTTGGAAAAACTGCGTCTTTTCAGGAACAATGGTATCCAGAAAAAAGGATTTGAGTATGATTGCCTCTGTCTCTCTGGCAACTTTCACATGACAGAACTTCAAGCGGCTTTAGGTCTAGCCCAGATTAAAAGACTGCCCATTTTTTTAGAAAAAAGAAAAAAAATATACGCGCTTTATAAGGAGTTATTAGCAGATATTCCTCATTTAAAATTCTGTGAGATCAACACGCAAGAAACAAGCGGATTCCATCTTTGTGTGGTGCTCATTGATTTTTTAGAACTTGGTATATCAAGAATGGATTTTCAACAAATGCTTTTGGAAAAAGGAATTCAAACAGATGTGCATTATAAACCTCTTCATCATCTTTCAGCCATCCAACCTCATCTGTTTAAATCAGAACTTGAGGTAGAAAATGCAGAACATTTTTATGCCCAAGCGCTCACGCTTCCATTGCACCCAGATGTGCAAAAAAAGGATGTTGAATGGATTTGTACAACCGTTCGAGATCTTATTCTAAAACCTCAGGTTAGAACCCAAATGTAA
- the mraZ gene encoding Transcriptional regulator MraZ, whose translation MSQHYFNGSHIAKLDQKNRFVLPIQMRHGLIEDGELQCTLALGQNGSLVIYKRSEIETIVERFRKKQHSPHLQKFFTLFFSTLHKTTCDSIGRISIPPMLKGAIGLKQEIVVAGVLNKIELWPKEIYEENLRLVLSGENSIASLAQDAFQLLDEEDRVKEEVLV comes from the coding sequence ATGAGCCAACATTACTTTAATGGATCACATATCGCAAAGTTGGATCAAAAGAATCGTTTTGTTCTGCCGATCCAAATGCGTCATGGTTTGATTGAAGATGGCGAATTGCAATGCACTTTGGCTCTTGGACAAAATGGATCTTTGGTGATCTATAAAAGGTCTGAGATTGAAACCATTGTTGAGCGTTTCAGAAAAAAGCAGCATTCTCCACATTTACAAAAGTTTTTCACACTGTTTTTCTCAACTCTTCATAAAACAACGTGTGATAGCATCGGACGGATTTCTATTCCGCCAATGCTTAAGGGGGCAATTGGTTTAAAGCAAGAGATTGTTGTTGCTGGGGTATTAAATAAGATCGAGCTTTGGCCAAAAGAGATTTATGAAGAGAATTTGCGTCTCGTTTTGAGCGGTGAAAATAGCATTGCATCGCTTGCGCAAGATGCATTCCAACTTTTGGATGAGGAAGACAGAGTTAAGGAGGAGGTTTTAGTTTAG
- the dnaA_2 gene encoding Chromosomal replication initiator protein DnaA — protein MDKNAPHAIWMHFLHHVKTKCSSIAYQNWLKPIKVKTDTQKLILQIPNVYVKEYLYSHFQDDLYTLIEKQMPLDFEIVKTHVQDIPKHAVPSTIHTLHQFKLNKLYTFDHFVVGPENSFAMQIAKSIATGNQNNCNTVLFYGHVGLGKTHLLHAIGHALKIKRHAKIHLTTTEDFINELVENLKNRSLDRMKRFFRSLDVLLLDDIQFLQNRLNFEEEITNTIESLIHQNKQVVIVSDKNPSQLALSNRLVGRLQGGMVAKIETPEEETRIAILQHKATQKGFELSYEDAHFLAHRLTSNVREIEGALNLIQAHLRFYNQKPDLQHVLSECIQVIPKQHIQLNNVLKSVSKVLHISIEDLKGKKRTKHIVNARQIAMFLALKFVNEGVSILASAFDKTHSTLLYAAKMIENKQKIDPVLANQISSIEKLIN, from the coding sequence ATGGACAAAAATGCCCCACATGCTATCTGGATGCACTTTTTGCATCACGTCAAAACAAAATGTTCTTCAATTGCTTACCAAAACTGGCTAAAACCCATCAAAGTAAAAACAGACACGCAAAAACTCATTCTTCAAATCCCTAATGTCTATGTAAAAGAATACCTCTATAGCCATTTTCAAGATGATCTTTATACCTTGATAGAAAAACAGATGCCCCTTGATTTTGAAATTGTTAAAACGCACGTTCAAGACATACCTAAACACGCAGTTCCATCCACCATCCATACACTCCACCAATTCAAACTTAATAAGCTGTATACATTTGATCACTTCGTTGTGGGACCAGAAAATAGTTTTGCTATGCAAATTGCAAAAAGCATCGCAACAGGAAATCAAAACAACTGCAACACGGTATTATTTTATGGCCATGTGGGACTTGGAAAAACGCATCTTTTGCATGCAATAGGACACGCTCTAAAAATAAAACGTCACGCTAAAATACATCTAACAACTACGGAAGACTTTATTAATGAACTTGTCGAAAATCTAAAAAATCGTTCTTTAGATCGCATGAAACGTTTTTTCAGAAGCCTCGATGTGCTTTTACTAGACGACATTCAATTTCTGCAAAATCGCCTAAATTTTGAAGAAGAAATCACCAATACCATTGAAAGTTTGATCCATCAAAACAAACAGGTTGTGATTGTATCTGACAAAAATCCATCGCAGCTTGCGCTTTCCAATCGACTTGTGGGTCGTTTGCAAGGAGGGATGGTCGCAAAAATTGAAACCCCTGAAGAAGAAACACGTATTGCCATTTTGCAACACAAAGCGACGCAAAAAGGGTTTGAGTTATCCTATGAAGACGCTCACTTTTTAGCACACCGTTTAACATCCAATGTACGCGAAATTGAAGGTGCGCTAAATTTAATCCAAGCCCATTTAAGATTTTACAATCAAAAACCTGACTTGCAACACGTTTTAAGTGAATGTATCCAAGTGATCCCTAAGCAGCACATTCAACTCAATAATGTTTTAAAATCTGTTTCTAAAGTACTCCATATTTCCATTGAGGACTTGAAGGGTAAAAAAAGGACCAAACATATTGTTAATGCACGTCAGATTGCCATGTTTTTAGCTCTCAAATTTGTTAATGAAGGTGTGTCTATTTTAGCCAGTGCATTTGACAAAACACATTCAACACTGCTTTATGCGGCAAAGATGATTGAAAACAAGCAAAAAATCGATCCTGTGCTTGCAAATCAGATTAGCAGCATTGAAAAGCTGATTAATTAA